taGAACAAAGATATGGAATAAATGGTCCGGAGCTTCTGCACGCTTGGAGCATTTATCAGTAACTTTACTTCAAATTCATCTTAATTACTTACGTGGAATCTACCTACAAtggtgtttggattgcattttccgtcatttttcatggaaaaattactgtagcgatttgatatatgtgagggaaaaaggtgatagggaaatgtgatcacggaaaacgacaatattttccgacgaaaacaagcaatccaaacacaccagTTTCCTAATTAATCTAGAATTTTTTGGACCTTTCTCCCTCCAGAATAACCAAAACCTAGTATCCTGGAGGTTGAGCACACTATGGAACATTTTTCCTAATTGCCCAAAATTCTCCGGTAAGTTCACGTGTTAGCGTGCATTAAAGATCGACATCAGACATTGAGTTATAGGGTCAATTCACCGTAGAGGAATTGTTAATTATGACCATTAAAAGGGTCGAgaatttgacttttttttttttttttctgctagGAAGTTTGGTGCTAATCTGATTAGCCCTCCTAACATCATCGTGTCCAAGTACTGTACTACTTTGAGATATTAGCTAATATTGCGACACCTTATTGATGACGTTATTTAGTAATATAAGCTACCGTCTCTTAATAGTAAGTGTATCGTTTTAGGTTATATGTCTTGtttaatttaccaaaacaaaTGGAAGTTAATTGTTCTAAGGGCAACCAGAGTCTCCGGAAGGAAAGCATGCATCACTCATGCATGTATTTCCATTTTCTGAATCAGTCTCTTGCTATTCAAAGTCGGGATTTCCATGCAGAAATTGGCCAAAAAGCCTATAAATGAAACCAAGAACCCATGCTTAAACCTCACCAGCAGCCCCCTCTTTCTCCTTTAGTACTGTCTTTTCTCTCTGGTTGAACGCTATGTCAATGTCGAAGGTTGTTCTCTTGGCTCTTCTATTTCCGTTGGCAATGGGTTGTTCTGATGCCCTACCAAGTGACTTTGCTTTTAATGCTACCGTGTCTTTGTCAAGACCGGGAGCGTTCAGGAAGGTGATGGACGCCATCGCCGCGGCCCCAAGCGGCAGCGAGTCCAGGTACTACATACATGTTGAGGCGGGTGTCTACCAGGAGATCGTATGCATCTCCAAGGAAAAGACCAATATTGCTTTGATAGGGGACGGTGCAGATGTCACCAAGATCACCATGAACAGAAAGGTCCCTGACTTCGAAACTTGGGAAACAGCCACCTTCTGTAAGTACAAGGGCTTAAGGCTTCCTAGCTTTTCTGATTCATTAGCTTTCCTGAATATTCATAGCAaagatctaaaaaaaaaattttttttgggtctttgTGTTACAGGTATATGGAATCTAAAAATAGTATGGTTGTCATCGGATTTTGCATATGCTTTTAACGAATGTATCACGAGATAAGTCTGCCAAAACAATATATACCGGGATTTAGATATTGGAAATACTTTTTTCAGCAAGTGCTTGTCTCGATCGCTATGCTTTAAGCAAATTGAGGACAATCAGTATATGCAGTCTTAGATCTGTAAGAGTTTGTTGCACGTACGGGATATAGCATGATTTCTAGTCTTTTATTTGTCAGGGTCACtatgcagaaaaaaaaaaaaaatctctcttTGACGAATAAAATGGAAAGTCAAACAATCAAAAACAGAAagtttgccttttttttttttttttgaatatggAAAGATGGAGGCCATTGGGCATGTTACAATTAGGTTATGAGAAACTACTCATAATACCTAATCGCAATTacgattcttttttttttttttttttttttttttacgattCTTAGTTTGTCTAACACGCATGCCTTGACGAGGATAGCAATTCTTAGTTTGATGTTGTGAGTAAATTTCGTTGATCTTGTTTTCATGGTTACATGCATGCACGTAGACGTAGGGGTAGATAATTAAGTTGTAATTTCGCAATACGTAAAGTGGTAGATCAATTACATttattaaatgaataatttctatctaatttttatttcctttccaCTCCAACATGACATAGGGGTTGGGCAGGTACAATTAAGGTTTTAGTGACATTGTACAATTGAGGTTTTAGTTCATACTAATATTAATTTGTTGTGTGCATGTTTGAATCCTATTCATATACGCCAATTCAATATATGAATACATGCAACCACATTTGCGTatattgacttttttttttttttttaaatatatatatatatacaacaaCTGCATGAATATATTGTACCAAAAGACAATTGTGCCCGTTTCTTATCGCATTATTCTGACTACTGCAACGTACGTAACACCTTTTCATTTGTTTCAGCTGTTTATGGAGACGGATTCATGGCCCAGTTTATTGCATTTGAGAACCCCGCAGGAGAGGGCAATCAAGCCGTAGCACTTCTGAGCGAAGCTGACCAGTCATCGTTCTACAGATGCCGGTTCCTCGGGTATCACGACACCTTGTACGCAAAAGCTGGGGCGCAATTCTACAGAGAATGCGATATCTATGGAACCGTGGACTTCATCTTTGGTCACGCAGCAGCAGTTTTCCAGCTATGCCACCTTTATGCCCTCCCAGCCGCCAGCGAAATGATCACCTTCACGGCACAAGGGAACAAGAATGACGGAAAGAAATCTGGATTTGTAATCCATAACTGCATGTTAACAACCGCCCCGCGGGCACGGGCACCAGGAAGCAAAAACGAGTTTAATGGTGCATATCTTGGGCGGCCATGGACCTCCTTGTCCACAGTGATTGTGATGCAGTCATTCTTGGACAGCTTCATTAACCCTGCTGGATGGCTTGAGTGGCCCGGCCATTCCACATCCACAGTTACTTATCGTGAGTATCTGAACTCGGGACCGGGCGCAGCCACAGGCGGTCGAGTTCCATGGCCAGGATACAAAGTTCTCAGCCAACCCAGCGATGCCATGCCGTTCACTGTTGGCCAGTTTATTGTAGGG
The genomic region above belongs to Coffea arabica cultivar ET-39 chromosome 7c, Coffea Arabica ET-39 HiFi, whole genome shotgun sequence and contains:
- the LOC113699436 gene encoding pectinesterase-like, whose amino-acid sequence is MSKVVLLALLFPLAMGCSDALPSDFAFNATVSLSRPGAFRKVMDAIAAAPSGSESRYYIHVEAGVYQEIVCISKEKTNIALIGDGADVTKITMNRKVPDFETWETATFSVYGDGFMAQFIAFENPAGEGNQAVALLSEADQSSFYRCRFLGYHDTLYAKAGAQFYRECDIYGTVDFIFGHAAAVFQLCHLYALPAASEMITFTAQGNKNDGKKSGFVIHNCMLTTAPRARAPGSKNEFNGAYLGRPWTSLSTVIVMQSFLDSFINPAGWLEWPGHSTSTVTYREYLNSGPGAATGGRVPWPGYKVLSQPSDAMPFTVGQFIVGDSWLPETGIPYTSGLF